A genomic segment from Chitinophaga flava encodes:
- the tsaD gene encoding tRNA (adenosine(37)-N6)-threonylcarbamoyltransferase complex transferase subunit TsaD has protein sequence MSVKILAIESSCDDTGAAVLVDGKILSNHIANQKVHEQYGGVIPELASRAHQENIVPVVDIALRTAGVKAEELSAIAFTQSPGLIGSLLVGSCFAKSMAMALDIPLIGVHHMQAHVLANFIDDPKPSFPFLCLTVSGGHTQIVLCESPLKMRVIGETLDDAAGEAFDKSAKILGLPYPGGPLIDKYAQTGDPNRFKFPEPRIPELNFSFSGLKTAILYFLQENQQQDPDFISKNLPDICASIQGRIISILLNKVLKATKETGVRDVAIAGGVSANSGLRAALQEYGEKYNWRTYIPKFEYCTDNAGMIAITAYYKYLAGEFSPLDAVPTARAAF, from the coding sequence ATGTCAGTGAAAATACTAGCGATTGAATCTTCCTGTGACGACACCGGTGCGGCAGTGCTGGTAGACGGAAAGATCCTTTCCAACCATATAGCGAACCAGAAAGTACATGAACAGTACGGAGGCGTGATTCCTGAACTGGCCTCCCGGGCTCATCAGGAAAATATAGTGCCGGTAGTGGATATTGCCCTGCGTACAGCGGGTGTGAAAGCGGAGGAGCTGAGTGCCATTGCATTTACTCAGTCACCGGGCCTGATAGGCTCCCTGCTGGTAGGTAGTTGTTTTGCCAAATCCATGGCTATGGCCCTGGATATTCCGCTGATAGGGGTGCATCATATGCAGGCGCATGTGCTGGCTAATTTTATTGACGATCCCAAACCTTCCTTCCCTTTTCTTTGCCTGACGGTATCCGGAGGACATACCCAGATTGTGTTGTGTGAAAGTCCGCTTAAAATGCGGGTTATCGGCGAAACCCTGGATGACGCGGCCGGCGAAGCCTTTGATAAAAGTGCCAAAATCCTGGGCCTGCCTTATCCCGGCGGTCCGTTAATTGATAAATATGCCCAAACAGGAGACCCTAACCGTTTTAAGTTTCCGGAGCCGCGTATCCCTGAACTGAACTTCAGTTTCAGCGGTCTGAAAACAGCTATTTTGTATTTCCTGCAGGAGAATCAGCAGCAGGACCCGGATTTCATCAGCAAAAACCTGCCTGATATCTGTGCTTCCATCCAGGGGCGTATCATCAGCATCCTGCTCAACAAGGTGCTGAAGGCCACTAAGGAAACAGGTGTGCGGGATGTGGCCATTGCGGGCGGAGTGAGTGCCAACAGTGGACTGAGGGCCGCTTTGCAGGAATATGGAGAAAAATATAACTGGCGCACCTATATCCCTAAGTTTGAGTACTGTACTGATAACGCCGGTATGATCGCTATTACAGCATATTACAAGTACCTGGCCGGCGAGTTTTCCCCGCTGGATGCCGTACCTACGGCCAGGGCCGCGTTTTAG
- a CDS encoding ABC transporter permease yields the protein MIATLKILVTSLKMAIQELRVNKLRTFLSLLGITIGIFCIIAVFTLTNSLEKNIRTDLAQLGDDVIYVQKWPWGGNGDYPWWKYMNRPVPEYKDFRVIQDKVQSASFSSFNFDVANKKVEYGNDYMEGVSLMAVSNDFDRIQQLQISHGRFFANTECNSGVNVGILGATIWDGLFPSAEQALGKTVRVMGRDVKIVGVLKKKGESMIGGLNYDNGIIVPYRFARTLVDERRFADPYVLVKAKPGASMSQLKDELKGVLRAAHRLKPKEDDDFALNEISSASDSLNSIFGAINVGGFFIAIFALIVGAFGIANIMFVTVKERTAIIGLKKAIGAKRGIILAEFLMEAVLLCLIGGALGLVLVYLCTVVINLVSAFQMFLSLNNIVLGLSISAVVGILAGFIPAYFASKLDPVVAIRSN from the coding sequence ATGATAGCAACCCTTAAAATATTAGTGACTAGTTTGAAGATGGCTATACAGGAGCTGCGGGTGAACAAGTTGCGTACTTTTTTGTCGCTGCTGGGTATCACCATCGGTATCTTCTGTATAATTGCTGTTTTTACGCTCACCAACAGCCTCGAAAAGAATATCCGTACAGACCTGGCTCAACTGGGTGATGATGTTATATACGTCCAGAAATGGCCCTGGGGGGGTAACGGAGATTATCCCTGGTGGAAATATATGAACCGGCCGGTACCGGAGTACAAGGATTTCCGGGTAATACAGGATAAGGTGCAGAGCGCCAGTTTTTCCTCTTTCAACTTTGATGTGGCCAACAAAAAGGTAGAATATGGGAATGATTATATGGAAGGGGTGTCTCTGATGGCGGTGAGTAATGATTTTGACAGGATTCAGCAGCTACAGATCTCTCATGGCCGTTTTTTCGCCAATACGGAGTGTAACAGTGGTGTTAATGTGGGCATCCTGGGAGCCACTATCTGGGATGGGCTTTTCCCTTCTGCAGAGCAGGCATTGGGTAAAACTGTGCGGGTAATGGGCCGGGATGTGAAGATTGTAGGGGTATTGAAGAAAAAGGGGGAAAGCATGATAGGCGGGTTGAATTATGACAACGGGATTATAGTGCCATACCGTTTTGCCCGTACGTTGGTGGATGAGCGTCGTTTTGCAGACCCGTATGTTCTGGTGAAGGCCAAGCCCGGTGCATCTATGAGCCAGCTGAAAGACGAGCTGAAAGGGGTTTTGCGGGCAGCCCACCGGTTGAAACCCAAAGAAGATGATGATTTTGCCCTGAATGAGATTAGTTCTGCCAGTGACAGCCTTAATTCCATTTTTGGTGCGATCAACGTAGGCGGCTTCTTTATTGCCATCTTCGCCCTGATCGTAGGGGCTTTCGGGATAGCCAATATTATGTTTGTGACGGTGAAGGAAAGAACCGCCATTATTGGTCTGAAAAAAGCCATAGGAGCTAAGAGGGGGATTATTCTGGCGGAATTTCTGATGGAAGCGGTACTTTTATGTCTTATTGGGGGAGCTTTAGGGCTGGTGCTGGTATATCTCTGTACAGTTGTCATAAATTTGGTAAGCGCCTTCCAGATGTTCCTTTCCCTGAACAACATTGTGCTGGGATTGTCTATTTCTGCGGTGGTGGGTATCCTGGCCGGCTTTATACCTGCCTATTTTGCCAGCAAACTAGACCCGGTAGTGGCGATCAGGAGCAATTAA
- a CDS encoding peptide chain release factor 3, translating to MKYANEINKRKSFAIIAHPDAGKTTLTEKFLLFGGAIQTAGAVKSNKIKKHTTSDFMEIERQRGISVATSVMTFEYRDILVNLLDTPGHKDFAEDTYRTLTAVDSVVLVIDCVKGVEEQTERLMEVCRMRDTPVIIFVNKMDRDGKYPFDLLDELEEKLSIRVRPLSWPINMGKDFKGVYNLYDKSFVAFQPNKKATDEDVVALPDLSSSFVDEHFDSIDAAQLRGDVELIEGVYDTFNNEEYLQGKLAPVFFGSAVNNFGVKDLLDTFVDIAPVPRNRESSIREIDVHEEKFSGFVFKIHANLDPRHRDRIAFLRVCSGKFERNKFYHHVRLDKDVRFSNPYSFLAREKNIVDDAFPGDVVGLFDTGNFKIGDTLTEGENFYITGIPSFSPELFKELVNKDPMKTKQLEKGIRQLTDEGVAQLFTQHGGNRKIIGCVGDLQFEVIQYRLLQEYGAAAQFNTLPFYKACWITGPKNKIEDFIRFKSSNIVEDKDGHLVYLAQSEWYLNTERTNNPDIQFNFTSEIHK from the coding sequence ATGAAGTACGCTAACGAAATAAATAAAAGAAAATCCTTTGCTATCATCGCCCACCCGGACGCCGGTAAAACCACCCTCACAGAGAAATTCCTCCTGTTTGGCGGCGCCATTCAGACTGCCGGCGCGGTGAAATCCAACAAAATCAAGAAGCACACCACTTCCGACTTCATGGAAATAGAACGGCAAAGAGGCATCTCCGTAGCTACTTCCGTAATGACCTTCGAATATCGTGATATTCTGGTCAACCTGCTGGATACCCCCGGCCACAAAGACTTTGCGGAAGACACCTACCGCACCCTCACCGCAGTAGACAGCGTTGTACTGGTAATCGACTGCGTAAAAGGGGTGGAAGAACAAACCGAAAGACTGATGGAAGTATGCCGCATGCGCGATACTCCGGTAATCATCTTCGTCAATAAAATGGACCGCGATGGTAAGTATCCCTTCGACCTGCTCGATGAACTGGAAGAAAAACTGAGCATCCGCGTAAGACCCCTCAGCTGGCCTATCAATATGGGTAAGGACTTTAAAGGTGTATACAACCTTTACGACAAAAGTTTCGTCGCTTTCCAGCCCAATAAAAAAGCTACTGACGAAGACGTAGTAGCACTGCCAGACCTCAGCAGCAGCTTCGTGGACGAGCACTTCGACAGCATCGATGCCGCTCAGCTCCGTGGCGATGTGGAACTGATAGAAGGCGTGTACGACACCTTCAACAATGAAGAATACCTCCAGGGTAAACTGGCACCTGTATTCTTTGGGAGTGCCGTTAACAACTTCGGTGTAAAGGACCTCCTCGATACCTTCGTGGATATTGCTCCTGTACCCCGCAACCGGGAATCCTCTATCCGTGAAATCGATGTTCACGAAGAAAAATTCAGCGGATTTGTATTTAAAATCCACGCCAACCTGGATCCCCGTCACCGCGATCGTATCGCCTTCCTCCGCGTTTGCTCCGGCAAATTCGAAAGAAATAAATTCTATCATCACGTTCGCCTCGACAAAGACGTGCGCTTCAGCAACCCTTACAGCTTCCTGGCCCGTGAAAAAAATATTGTGGACGATGCCTTCCCTGGCGACGTAGTAGGCCTGTTCGATACCGGCAACTTCAAAATCGGTGATACCCTCACCGAAGGTGAAAACTTCTACATCACCGGCATCCCCAGCTTCTCACCCGAACTGTTCAAGGAACTGGTCAATAAAGACCCGATGAAAACCAAACAGCTCGAAAAAGGTATCCGTCAGCTCACAGATGAAGGAGTTGCCCAGCTGTTCACTCAACATGGCGGTAACCGCAAAATCATCGGTTGCGTAGGTGACCTCCAGTTTGAAGTTATCCAGTACCGTCTCCTCCAGGAATATGGCGCCGCTGCCCAGTTCAATACCCTGCCTTTTTATAAGGCCTGCTGGATCACCGGACCTAAAAACAAAATCGAGGACTTCATCCGCTTCAAATCTTCCAATATCGTGGAAGACAAAGACGGCCACCTCGTTTATCTCGCCCAGTCCGAATGGTACCTCAACACAGAAAGAACCAACAACCCGGACATTCAGTTCAACTTCACTTCCGAAATACATAAATAA
- a CDS encoding tRNA1(Val) (adenine(37)-N6)-methyltransferase, producing MANTFFQFKQFKVDQAHCAMKVCTDACIQGAFTAQYLSATDITVSAILDIGAGTGLLSLMLAQEVPVPVTAVELDPAAAMQAAANFQASPWADRLVLTQEDIRKMTAPQPFDFIITNPPFYEAALKSGHAQKDQAMHATNLSYADLLDAIGRNLREGGEFSVLLPYVQFEVFTALASTKGYHLRKILRVKQSVKHGYFRATGIFSKTQGHTETEELAIYDENNHYTPAFEALLRPYYLKL from the coding sequence ATGGCTAATACATTTTTCCAATTCAAGCAGTTTAAGGTAGATCAGGCGCATTGCGCGATGAAAGTATGTACAGACGCCTGTATACAGGGTGCTTTTACCGCGCAGTACCTGTCTGCTACTGATATAACGGTGTCGGCTATACTGGATATAGGAGCCGGCACCGGTCTGCTTAGCCTGATGCTGGCACAGGAGGTGCCGGTACCGGTAACGGCTGTAGAGCTGGACCCCGCAGCTGCTATGCAGGCTGCGGCTAATTTTCAGGCTTCACCATGGGCGGACCGTCTGGTGCTAACGCAGGAGGATATACGAAAAATGACGGCCCCTCAGCCTTTTGATTTTATTATCACTAACCCACCGTTTTATGAAGCTGCTCTGAAGAGCGGGCATGCGCAGAAAGACCAGGCCATGCATGCCACCAACCTTAGTTATGCCGACCTGTTGGACGCTATCGGCCGTAATCTCCGGGAGGGAGGTGAGTTTTCAGTGTTATTACCCTATGTGCAGTTTGAAGTGTTCACGGCATTGGCATCAACAAAAGGTTATCATCTCCGGAAAATATTACGCGTAAAACAAAGTGTAAAACACGGGTATTTCCGGGCCACCGGTATCTTCAGCAAAACCCAGGGCCATACTGAGACAGAAGAGTTGGCCATTTATGATGAAAACAACCATTATACTCCTGCCTTTGAGGCCTTGCTGCGGCCTTATTACCTCAAGTTATAG
- a CDS encoding RNA recognition motif domain-containing protein translates to MNIFVGNIGDRTTEDEIWSLFDPFGVVYSINVAYDKYSGRSKGFAFVEMPDDSNAVQAIKELNNSVVNGQTIVVYEARPKPERPENNRFSRSGPRPGFRPRY, encoded by the coding sequence GTGAATATTTTTGTAGGTAATATAGGCGACAGAACAACTGAAGATGAGATATGGTCTTTATTTGACCCATTTGGAGTTGTATATAGTATTAATGTGGCTTATGATAAGTACAGTGGCCGTTCTAAAGGCTTTGCATTCGTTGAAATGCCAGACGATTCCAATGCAGTACAGGCAATTAAGGAACTGAATAATTCAGTAGTTAATGGCCAGACAATAGTAGTGTATGAGGCTCGTCCAAAACCTGAAAGACCAGAAAATAATCGTTTCTCCAGATCCGGCCCAAGGCCTGGATTTAGACCCAGATACTAA
- a CDS encoding NAD(P)-dependent oxidoreductase, with product MEKKISIGLIREEKQPHDNRVAFTPKQCQWIMHHFPQVEILVQPSSHRCFKDEEYQRAGITLQEDLGQCQLLLGIKEVPPEYLIANKTYLFFSHTKKKQPYNQHMLQVILEKNITLIDYECLVHPDGQRILGFGFFAGVVGAHNGLQALGRKTGTFSFKPVHTCHDFQELISHYFGIKLPPMKIVLTGSGRVAAGVLEIMGLLGIKYIPPEEYLINQYAYPVYTQLKAGELYLRKNDKTYSRADFHAHPESYECRFRPYVTVSDILMNGIYWDHNIPPLFSPDDLKKENFRIRVIADITDDTNGSVPCNLGDSTIEDPVYGVIKATMQQTAPYLPDTVDMMCVSNLPNELPRDASQYFGDQIMKYVFEELLREHSPMIAQATIAANGMLTEPFAYLEDYVHPL from the coding sequence ATGGAAAAAAAGATCTCAATAGGACTTATCAGGGAAGAAAAACAACCACACGACAACCGTGTGGCTTTTACGCCCAAACAATGCCAATGGATCATGCACCATTTCCCGCAGGTGGAAATACTGGTACAACCCTCCTCCCATCGCTGTTTTAAGGATGAAGAATATCAAAGGGCGGGCATCACACTGCAGGAAGATCTCGGCCAGTGCCAGCTGCTGTTGGGTATCAAGGAAGTACCGCCGGAATATCTCATCGCTAACAAAACCTACCTTTTCTTTAGCCATACCAAAAAGAAACAACCGTATAACCAGCATATGCTGCAGGTAATCCTGGAAAAAAATATCACACTGATAGATTATGAATGCCTCGTGCACCCCGACGGACAGCGGATCCTGGGCTTCGGCTTCTTTGCCGGAGTAGTGGGCGCGCATAATGGATTGCAGGCCTTAGGCCGGAAAACAGGCACCTTCTCTTTTAAGCCGGTACATACCTGCCACGACTTCCAGGAACTGATCTCTCATTATTTCGGCATCAAATTGCCTCCGATGAAAATCGTCCTCACCGGCTCTGGCCGCGTGGCTGCGGGCGTGCTGGAGATCATGGGACTCCTGGGTATCAAATACATCCCGCCGGAAGAATATCTCATCAATCAATACGCCTATCCCGTTTATACCCAATTGAAAGCCGGAGAACTTTATCTGCGCAAAAATGATAAAACATATAGCCGGGCCGACTTTCACGCCCATCCCGAAAGCTATGAATGCCGCTTCCGCCCATATGTAACGGTCAGCGATATACTGATGAACGGCATTTACTGGGACCATAACATCCCTCCCCTGTTCTCTCCGGATGACCTGAAAAAAGAAAACTTCCGCATCCGGGTGATCGCCGACATTACAGATGATACCAACGGCTCCGTACCCTGCAACCTGGGCGACAGCACCATTGAAGACCCTGTATATGGCGTAATAAAAGCCACCATGCAACAAACAGCACCCTATCTCCCTGATACAGTGGATATGATGTGTGTAAGCAACCTGCCCAACGAACTGCCCCGGGATGCCTCCCAGTACTTCGGTGACCAGATCATGAAATATGTTTTTGAAGAATTACTGAGGGAACATAGCCCCATGATAGCCCAGGCTACCATCGCGGCAAACGGAATGCTTACCGAGCCGTTCGCCTATCTCGAAGACTACGTACATCCCCTATAA
- a CDS encoding TlpA family protein disulfide reductase, giving the protein MGDGVRYNSGKVIYMDFWASWCAPCRYEMKNGSPKLHEKFKDNKDVVFLYISVDDKEASWRKAIEDDKIEGIHLLSVGGMKSAVAKAFNIQGVPRDVIIGRDGKIFDSDASRPSEDKTPARIEEALSVQ; this is encoded by the coding sequence ATGGGGGATGGAGTCAGGTATAATTCCGGTAAAGTGATTTACATGGACTTCTGGGCCAGCTGGTGTGCTCCCTGCCGCTATGAGATGAAAAATGGCAGCCCTAAACTACATGAGAAATTTAAGGATAATAAGGATGTGGTTTTCCTTTACATCAGTGTAGATGATAAAGAAGCGTCCTGGAGAAAAGCCATCGAGGATGATAAAATAGAAGGTATTCACCTGTTGTCTGTTGGTGGTATGAAAAGCGCCGTTGCTAAAGCCTTTAATATCCAGGGTGTTCCACGCGATGTGATCATTGGAAGAGACGGAAAAATATTTGACAGTGATGCTTCGCGGCCAAGTGAAGACAAAACGCCAGCAAGAATTGAAGAAGCGTTAAGCGTTCAGTAA
- a CDS encoding DUF6265 family protein, with amino-acid sequence MEKKLWWSNSLVLLLLLAGSLTAAAQVRPADFGMLDKLAGTWVYKTRRGTVVETWSRTNDSTWAGRTWRVTGADSALQQSVQLVRHGNDIFFIPAYAGQTSPLPIRLKLRVLKVIGFVAEDLENGFPQKITYRFKDEDHLEARVVGKRDGTIEEYIFPYQRAE; translated from the coding sequence ATGGAGAAGAAGCTGTGGTGGAGCAATAGCCTTGTGCTACTGCTTCTGCTGGCAGGAAGCCTGACGGCCGCCGCGCAGGTACGCCCTGCTGATTTCGGGATGCTCGACAAACTTGCCGGCACCTGGGTATACAAAACCCGGAGGGGCACGGTCGTGGAGACCTGGAGCCGGACCAACGACTCTACCTGGGCAGGCAGGACCTGGCGGGTGACAGGAGCAGATAGTGCCTTGCAGCAGTCTGTTCAGCTGGTGCGCCATGGCAACGATATCTTCTTTATTCCAGCCTATGCAGGCCAGACTTCCCCGTTGCCCATACGGCTGAAGCTGCGGGTACTGAAAGTGATTGGTTTTGTGGCTGAAGACCTGGAAAATGGTTTTCCGCAGAAAATAACCTACCGGTTTAAAGATGAAGACCATCTGGAAGCCAGAGTAGTAGGGAAGCGGGATGGGACTATAGAAGAATATATTTTCCCGTACCAAAGGGCAGAATAA
- a CDS encoding alpha-L-fucosidase gives MKKIIIFLWGLSVSTAALAQDTVLQNGWKNQKYSMFIHWGAIYSTLGGVWEGKPVTRGYSEQIQSHAGIYSDVYGDVAKQFNPQHWNADSIVLLAKAAGMKSVVMTSKHHDGFCMFHSAYTDYNVVDATPFKRDVLKELSDACQRHGLKFGMYFSLIDWHFPQAYPISSSNSDPITPEHHEFNKKQVTELMTNYGPVSEIWFDMGSLTSTQSEDLAEIVHHLQPGCMVSGRLGNDAGDFCVMGDNQYPDYKIASAWQTPASVYDETWGYRSWQQHGPVADKAHEKLEGLIKVVSRGGNYLLNIGPRGDGSVVDFEKEVLLANGEWLKHNGEAIYGAQANPFDTTFAWGEVTTKPGKLYLHLLQTPAGGIITLPGLTSQVMQVSLLEGSKKLQCKVSVRNGATFIQLPAGFQVPDKTVRVLALSCKDRVDIVPVHLLKNPTVLSRANATPLYSFSGIDYDSYYRSQVGDRWTFTAGKPAHLSVVYSAAEQDRAVRFTLNGVPREITLNKGVPKKLNNHPEQLQWSPMYYSGPYWSGIDGVHGDLRHVDVSKPLSAKAGKSWTLRADWKNDELQTMPGDRNLGWYILQEVTAPAAGNYLVGFTSGDGIAVYLNGEEQVVYNNPERGGKQTEVLLLPLKAGKNQLVVKFYSRFAKQSVWAIHRNVPQIMYVQPLPQQVAGSEDIQALEVRQARPVSVHRNLRMPNLSIEMEQK, from the coding sequence ATGAAGAAAATCATCATTTTTTTATGGGGGTTGTCTGTCTCCACTGCGGCCCTGGCACAAGACACGGTATTGCAGAACGGCTGGAAGAACCAGAAGTATTCCATGTTCATTCACTGGGGGGCTATTTATTCCACCCTGGGCGGTGTGTGGGAGGGCAAGCCTGTCACCCGTGGCTACAGTGAGCAGATACAGTCACATGCCGGGATCTACAGCGATGTATATGGCGATGTAGCCAAACAGTTTAATCCGCAGCACTGGAATGCCGATTCTATTGTACTGCTGGCCAAAGCGGCTGGTATGAAGTCGGTAGTGATGACCTCCAAACATCATGATGGTTTTTGTATGTTCCATTCCGCTTATACGGATTATAATGTGGTAGATGCCACACCGTTTAAACGGGACGTGCTGAAGGAGCTGTCGGATGCATGCCAGCGGCATGGCTTGAAATTCGGGATGTATTTTTCTCTGATAGACTGGCATTTCCCACAAGCTTATCCTATCTCCAGCAGCAACAGCGACCCTATCACTCCCGAACACCATGAGTTCAATAAAAAACAGGTAACGGAGTTGATGACCAACTACGGCCCTGTATCTGAGATATGGTTTGATATGGGCTCTCTGACATCCACCCAGAGCGAGGACCTGGCAGAAATCGTTCATCATCTGCAGCCTGGTTGTATGGTAAGCGGCCGGCTGGGCAATGATGCCGGTGATTTTTGTGTAATGGGCGACAACCAGTATCCGGACTATAAAATTGCTTCTGCCTGGCAAACACCGGCTTCTGTATATGACGAAACCTGGGGCTACCGCTCCTGGCAGCAACATGGTCCTGTAGCAGACAAGGCGCATGAGAAGCTGGAAGGGCTTATTAAAGTGGTGAGCCGTGGCGGTAACTACCTGCTGAACATTGGCCCGCGCGGAGATGGATCAGTGGTGGATTTTGAAAAAGAAGTGCTGCTGGCCAATGGCGAGTGGCTGAAACATAATGGGGAAGCCATTTACGGCGCACAAGCCAATCCCTTTGATACTACGTTTGCCTGGGGAGAGGTAACCACCAAACCTGGGAAATTATATCTGCACCTGCTGCAAACGCCTGCGGGCGGGATTATCACACTGCCCGGGCTAACCAGCCAGGTGATGCAGGTGAGCCTCCTGGAAGGCAGTAAAAAGCTGCAGTGTAAAGTGTCCGTTAGAAATGGTGCGACTTTTATCCAGCTGCCAGCCGGGTTCCAGGTACCTGACAAAACCGTTCGGGTGCTGGCGCTTAGTTGTAAGGATAGGGTAGATATTGTGCCGGTACATCTGTTGAAAAACCCGACTGTATTGAGCAGGGCTAATGCTACCCCTTTATACAGTTTCTCCGGTATTGATTACGATAGCTATTACCGCAGCCAGGTAGGCGACCGCTGGACTTTCACCGCTGGCAAGCCTGCTCACCTCAGCGTGGTGTATAGTGCCGCGGAACAGGACAGGGCAGTGCGTTTCACCCTCAATGGTGTACCGCGTGAAATTACCCTTAACAAGGGAGTGCCCAAAAAACTGAACAATCATCCGGAGCAGCTGCAATGGAGTCCGATGTATTATTCCGGTCCTTACTGGTCAGGTATTGACGGTGTACACGGTGATTTGCGGCATGTTGATGTGTCGAAGCCATTGTCTGCCAAAGCTGGCAAATCATGGACGTTGCGTGCTGACTGGAAAAATGATGAATTACAAACCATGCCGGGTGACCGTAACCTGGGCTGGTACATATTACAGGAAGTTACAGCTCCTGCTGCAGGCAACTACCTGGTAGGATTTACCAGTGGAGACGGGATCGCTGTATATTTGAACGGTGAAGAACAGGTAGTGTATAACAATCCTGAAAGAGGTGGTAAACAAACGGAAGTACTGCTGTTGCCTTTAAAAGCAGGTAAAAACCAGCTGGTAGTGAAGTTTTACAGCCGTTTTGCAAAGCAGTCTGTATGGGCTATCCACCGTAATGTACCGCAGATAATGTATGTGCAACCTTTGCCACAACAGGTGGCCGGTAGTGAAGATATACAAGCCCTGGAGGTAAGGCAGGCGAGGCCGGTGTCTGTGCACCGTAATCTGCGGATGCCTAATTTGTCAATTGAGATGGAGCAAAAATAA